One Odocoileus virginianus isolate 20LAN1187 ecotype Illinois chromosome 4, Ovbor_1.2, whole genome shotgun sequence DNA segment encodes these proteins:
- the PSMD2 gene encoding 26S proteasome non-ATPase regulatory subunit 2, protein MEEGGKAPLQPQQPPATSPGGGDEKPSGKERRDAGDKDKEQELSEEDKQLQDELEMLVERLGEKDTSLYRPALEELRRQIRSSTTSMTSVPKPLKFLRPHYGKLKEIYENMAPGENKRFAADIISVLAMTMSGERECLKYRLVGSQEELASWGHEYVRHLAGEVAKEWQELDDAEKTQREPLLTLVKEIVPYNMAHNAEHEACDLLMEIEQVDMLEKDIDENAYAKVCLYLTSCVNYVPEPENSALLRCALGVFRKFSRFPEALRLALMLNDMELVEDIFTSCKDVVVQKQMAFMLGRHGVFLELSEDVEEYEDLTEIMSNVQLNSNFLALARELDIMEPKVPDDIYKTHLENNRFGGSGSQVDSARMNLASSFVNGFVNAAFGQDKLLTDDGNKWLYKNKDHGMLSAAASLGMILLWDVDGGLTQIDKYLYSSEDYIKSGALLACGIVNSGVRNECDPALALLSDYVLHNSNTMRLGSIFGLGLAYAGSNREDVLTLLLPVMGDSKSSMEVAGVTALACGMIAVGSCNGDVTSTILQTIMEKSETELKDTYARWLPLGLGLNHLGKGEAIEAILAALEVVSEPFRSFANTLVDVCAYAGSGNVLKVQQLLHICSEHFDSKEKEEDKDKKEKKDKDKKEAPADMGAHQGVAVLGIALIAMGEEIGAEMALRTFGHLLRYGEPTLRRAVPLALALISVSNPRLNILDTLSKFSHDADPEVSYNSIFAMGMVGSGTNNARLAAMLRQLAQYHAKDPNNLFMVRLAQGLTHLGKGTLTLCPYHSDRQLMSQVAVAGLLTVLVSFLDVRNIILGKSHYVLYGLVAAMQPRMLVTFDEELRPLPVSVRVGQAVDVVGQAGKPKTITGFQTHTTPVLLAHGERAELATEEFIPVTPILEGFVILRKNPNYDL, encoded by the exons ATGGAGGAGGGTGGCAAGGCACCCctgcagccccagcagcccccagcGACGTCTCCTGGCGGCGGGGACGAGAAGCCGAGCGGCAAGGAGCGGCGGGATGCCGGGGACAAGGACAAAGAGCAGGAGCTG TCTGAGGAGGACAAACAACTTCAGGATGAACTGGAGATGCTCGTGGAACGACTGGGG GAGAAGGACACTTCCCTGTACCGACCAGCCCTAGAGGAACTGCGGAGGCAGATTCGTTCTTCTACAACTTCCATGACTTCAGTACCCAAACCTCTCAAATTTCTGCGTCCACACTATGGCAAACTGAAGGAGATCTATGAAAACATGGCCCCTGGGGAGAATAAG CGTTTTGCTGCTGACATCATCTCTGTTTTGGCCATGACCATGAGTGGGGAGCGTGAGTGCCTCAAATACCGTCTTGTGGGCTCCCAAGAGGAATTGGCATCATGGGGTCATGAGTATGTCAG GCATCTCGCAGGAGAAGTGGCTAAGGAGTGGCAGGAGCTGGATGATGCAGAGAAGACACAGCGGGAGCCACTGCTGACCCTGGTAAAGGAGATTGTCCCCTACAACATGGCCCACAATGCAGAACATGAGGCCTGCGACCTGCTCATGGAAATTGAACAGGTGGATATGCTGGAGAAAGACATTGATGAGAATGCCTATGCAAAGGTCTGCCTCTATCTTACCAG TTGTGTGAATTATGTGCCCGAGCCTGAGAACTCTGCCCTTCTGCGTTGTGCCCTGGGTGTGTTCCGGAAGTTCAGTCGCTTCCCTGAAGCTCTGAGATTGGCACTGATGCTCAATGACATGGAGCTGGTAGAAGATATTTTCACCTCCTGCAAGGACGT GGTTGTACAGAAACAAATGGCATTCATGCTGGGCCGGCATGGGGTGTTCTTAGAGCTGAGTGAAGATGTGGAAGAGTATGAAGACCTGACAGAGATCATGTCCAATGTGCAGCTCAACAGCAACTTCTTGGCTTTAGCTCGAGAG CTGGATATCATGGAGCCCAAGGTACCTGATGACATCTATAAAACCCACCTAGAGAACAACA GGTTTGGGGGCAGTGGCTCTCAGGTGGACTCTGCCCGTATGAACCTGGCCTCCTCTTTTGTGAACGGCTTTGTGAATGCGGCCTTTGGTCAAGACAAGCTGCTGACAGATGATGGCAACAAATGGCTTTACAAGAACAAGGACCATG GAATGTTGAGTGCAGCTGCATCCCTTGGCATGATTCTGCTGTGGGATGTGGATGGTGGCCTTACCCAGATTGACAAGTACCTGTACTCTTCTGAGGACTATATCAAG tCAGGAGCCCTCCTGGCCTGTGGCATTGTGAACTCTGGTGTCCGGAATGAGTGTGACCCTGCCCTGGCACTGCTCTCAGACTATGTCCTCCACAACAGCAACACCATGAGACTTGGTTCCATCTTTGG GCTTGGCTTGGCCTATGCTGGCTCCAATCGTGAAGATGTTCTCACCCTGCTGCTACCTGTGATGGGAGACTCCAAGTCCAGTATGGAG GTAGCAGGTGTTACAGCTCTGGCCTGTGGAATGATAGCAGTAGGATCCTGCAATGGCGATGTCACTTCCACTATCCTTCAGACCATCATGGAGAAGTCAGAGACTGAGCTCAAGGACACTTACGCCCGTTGGCTTCCTCTTGGACTGGGCCTCAACCATCTGG GGAAGGGAGAGGCCATTGAGGCCATCCTGGCCGCGCTGGAGGTTGTGTCTGAGCCATTTCGCAGTTTTGCAAACACACTTGTGGATGTGTGTGCCTATGCAG GCTCTGGGAATGTACTGAAGGTGCAGCAGCTACTCCACATATGCAGTGAGCACTTTGACTccaaggaaaaagaggaagacaaagacaagaaggaaaagaaggacaaGGACAAGAAGGAAGCCCCTGCCGACATGGGAGCACATCAG GGAGTGGCTGTATTGGGGATCGCCCTTATTGCTATGGGGGAGGAGATTGGTGCAGAGATGGCACTACGaacctttggccacctg CTGAGATACGGGGAGCCTACGCTCCGAAGGGCTGTGCCTTTAGCGCTGGCCTTAATCTCTGTTTCAAATCCACGACTCAACATCCTGGATACCCTAAGCAAATTCTCTCATGATGCTGACCCAGAAGTGTCCTATAACTCCATCTTTGCCATGGGCATGGTGGGTAGTG GTACCAATAATGCCCGTCTGGCTGCGATGCTTCGCCAGTTAGCCCAGTATCATGCCAAGGACCCCAACAACCTCTTCATGGTGCGCTTGGCACAG ggtCTGACACATTTAGGGAAAGGCACACTCACCCTCTGCCCCTACCACAGTGACCGGCAGCTTATGAGTCAAGTGGCCGTGGCTGGGCTGCTCACTGTGCTTGTCTCTTTCCTGGATGTCCGCAACA TCATCCTAGGCAAGTCACATTATGTATTATATGGACTGGTGGCTGCCATGCAGCCCCGAATGCTGGTCACGTTTGATGAGGAGCTGCGGCCATTGCCAGTGTCTGTCCGTGTGGGCCAG GCAGTGGATGTGGTGGGCCAGGCTGGCAAGCCTAAGACCATCACAGGGTTCCAGACACACACGACCCCAGTGTTGTTGGCTCACGGGGAGCGGGCAGAATTGGCCACTGAGGAGTTTATTCCCGTCACCCCTATTCTAGAAGGTTTTGTTATCCTTCGGAAGAACCCCAACTATGACCTTTAA